In the genome of Pseudomonas sp. P5_109, one region contains:
- a CDS encoding aromatic-ring-hydroxylating dioxygenase subunit beta: protein MSNHDTLNGFSGPLAQAIEFIWREAELLDHKNYAEWATLWSESGKYIVPIDPDTEDFEATLNYAYDDARMRDLRIERLTAGYSPSAVDAAKTIRTISRFRLVEAAGDVVEVNSAQLLYAYKRGVHTPFVADLNHRIRFTDGVPSLERKVVRLINSTDSLSALGFLL from the coding sequence ATGAGCAATCACGACACCCTGAACGGTTTTTCCGGCCCGTTGGCCCAGGCCATCGAATTCATCTGGCGCGAAGCCGAACTGCTCGACCACAAGAACTACGCCGAATGGGCGACCCTGTGGAGCGAAAGCGGCAAATACATCGTGCCGATCGACCCGGACACCGAAGATTTCGAAGCGACGCTCAACTACGCCTACGACGATGCGCGCATGCGTGACCTGCGCATCGAACGCCTGACCGCCGGCTACTCGCCGTCGGCGGTCGACGCGGCGAAAACCATCCGCACGATCTCGCGTTTCCGTCTGGTGGAAGCGGCTGGCGACGTCGTCGAAGTGAACTCCGCGCAGTTGCTGTACGCCTACAAGCGTGGCGTGCACACGCCGTTCGTGGCCGACCTGAACCACCGTATTCGTTTCACCGACGGCGTGCCGAGCCTGGAGCGCAAAGTGGTGCGCCTGATCAACTCCACCGACAGCCTGAGCGCGCTCGGCTTCCTTTTGTGA
- a CDS encoding aromatic ring-hydroxylating oxygenase subunit alpha produces MSTHEYRLIATSKSPEDLVQHDRVDVSLYNDPALFEAELEKIFYRTWVWVAHESEVRNSGDFKTATIGRRPVIVVRDKKNNINVLENRCRHRGATVCEKHKGNATGFTCPYHSWSYGLDGKLRALPYPDGYEGILEKSELPLTSLRVESYAGMVFASYNDEIEPLEDFLGGAKHWMDLFMKQGAGYPIKTQGEHKFSFKGNWKIQLENTTDGYHFPIVHKSFMSSVDEETSEMLSFMTDEQAVTHSLGNGHSVMVMVPEHVDLDHDDGTEQLQERFAHVTEELSKTLPADQVRRIVRSLHGAGFNLNLFPNVAMSMSFFRVLRPVSVTETEIRHVALGMDGGPEIANRERMRIHEHFQGPFGFGSPDDAEAWDRVQRGSYAGVDAPILVNRGLNREITAENGDKVSHATDEGGMRGAYDMWKRMMSQ; encoded by the coding sequence ATGAGCACTCATGAATACCGGCTGATCGCGACGTCGAAAAGCCCCGAAGACCTGGTCCAGCATGACCGCGTCGACGTCTCGCTGTACAACGACCCGGCGCTGTTCGAAGCCGAGCTGGAAAAGATTTTCTACCGCACCTGGGTGTGGGTTGCCCACGAGAGCGAAGTGCGCAACTCAGGCGACTTCAAGACCGCCACCATCGGCCGTCGCCCGGTGATCGTCGTGCGCGACAAGAAGAACAACATCAACGTCCTGGAAAACCGTTGCCGCCACCGTGGCGCCACCGTGTGCGAGAAGCACAAGGGCAACGCCACCGGTTTCACCTGCCCGTACCACAGCTGGTCCTATGGCCTGGACGGCAAGCTGCGTGCGCTGCCGTATCCGGATGGCTACGAAGGCATCCTGGAAAAGTCCGAACTGCCGCTGACCAGCCTGCGCGTCGAAAGCTACGCCGGCATGGTCTTCGCCAGCTACAACGACGAAATCGAACCGCTGGAAGACTTCCTCGGCGGCGCCAAGCACTGGATGGACCTGTTCATGAAGCAGGGCGCCGGCTACCCGATCAAGACCCAGGGCGAACACAAATTCAGCTTCAAGGGCAACTGGAAGATCCAGCTGGAAAACACCACCGACGGTTACCACTTCCCGATCGTGCACAAGTCGTTCATGTCGTCGGTGGATGAAGAAACCTCGGAAATGCTTTCGTTCATGACTGACGAGCAAGCCGTGACCCACTCGCTGGGCAACGGCCACAGCGTGATGGTGATGGTGCCGGAGCACGTCGACCTCGATCACGACGACGGCACCGAGCAGTTGCAGGAACGTTTTGCCCACGTCACCGAAGAGCTGTCGAAAACCCTGCCGGCCGATCAGGTCCGTCGCATCGTGCGCTCGCTGCACGGCGCCGGTTTCAACCTGAACCTGTTCCCCAACGTCGCCATGTCGATGTCGTTCTTCCGTGTACTGCGCCCGGTGTCGGTCACCGAAACCGAGATCCGCCACGTTGCCCTCGGCATGGACGGCGGCCCGGAAATCGCCAACCGCGAACGCATGCGCATTCACGAACACTTCCAGGGCCCGTTCGGTTTCGGCAGCCCCGACGATGCCGAGGCCTGGGACCGCGTGCAGCGCGGCTCGTATGCCGGCGTCGACGCGCCGATCCTGGTCAACCGCGGCCTGAACCGCGAAATCACCGCTGAAAACGGCGACAAGGTCAGCCACGCCACCGACGAAGGCGGCATGCGCGGTGCCTACGACATGTGGAAAAGGATGATGAGCCAATGA
- a CDS encoding amidase, with product MSTFISEFLLGGNGKRVAIKDSIDIAGYPTRSGSRAFADAPAATKNAEVVDAILDAGWQIVGKTNLHELAFGVTGINDFTGTPINPQAPDRVPGGSSSGSASAVAAGLADIAIGTDTGGSVRVPAACCGIAGLKPTYGRVSRVGAHPLESSLDCVGPFARSMDDLIAAMQVICPGFEVQGLPSAGTKVAFLEVGCDPHLEACLGAAADRAGWRRGNLHLSEFEAAFAAGLTVINFENWAAFGHLTGKGLIGADVETRLLAASRTTREELAQAEAVRTAFTQQVDAALEDFAVLLLPTLPTLPPTLSEARAGSKAVAGMTPLVRPFNLSGHPALTVPVELDCGGLKVGLQIVGRKGQDERVCAFGAQLQLSMAGQRPAAKTKS from the coding sequence ATGAGTACTTTCATCAGCGAGTTCCTCCTCGGTGGCAACGGCAAACGCGTTGCCATCAAGGACTCCATCGACATCGCCGGTTATCCGACCCGTTCGGGCAGCCGTGCTTTTGCCGATGCCCCGGCCGCGACGAAAAACGCCGAAGTGGTCGACGCGATCCTCGACGCTGGCTGGCAGATCGTCGGCAAGACCAACCTGCATGAACTGGCGTTCGGCGTCACCGGCATCAACGACTTCACTGGTACGCCGATCAACCCGCAAGCGCCGGATCGCGTGCCGGGTGGTTCGTCCAGCGGTTCGGCGTCGGCGGTCGCGGCCGGCCTGGCGGACATCGCCATCGGTACCGACACCGGTGGTTCGGTGCGAGTGCCGGCAGCGTGCTGCGGCATCGCAGGATTGAAGCCGACTTACGGCCGTGTCAGCCGCGTCGGTGCCCATCCGTTGGAATCGAGCCTTGATTGCGTCGGGCCGTTCGCCCGATCCATGGACGACCTGATCGCGGCGATGCAGGTGATCTGCCCGGGCTTTGAAGTGCAGGGCCTGCCAAGCGCCGGTACCAAAGTCGCCTTCCTCGAAGTCGGTTGCGACCCGCACCTGGAAGCCTGCCTGGGTGCCGCCGCCGACCGCGCCGGATGGCGGCGCGGCAACCTGCACCTCAGCGAGTTCGAAGCAGCCTTCGCCGCCGGCCTGACCGTGATCAATTTTGAAAACTGGGCGGCCTTCGGTCACCTGACCGGCAAGGGCCTGATCGGCGCTGATGTGGAGACCCGCCTATTGGCGGCCAGCCGCACCACGCGTGAAGAACTGGCCCAGGCCGAAGCTGTGCGCACAGCGTTCACCCAACAAGTGGACGCGGCGCTGGAAGACTTTGCGGTATTGCTGTTGCCGACGTTGCCGACCCTGCCGCCGACCCTCAGCGAAGCCCGCGCCGGCAGCAAGGCCGTGGCCGGCATGACCCCGCTGGTTCGGCCTTTCAACCTCAGCGGCCACCCGGCGCTGACGGTGCCGGTGGAACTCGATTGCGGCGGGCTGAAAGTCGGCCTGCAAATCGTTGGCCGAAAAGGTCAGGACGAACGGGTCTGCGCCTTCGGTGCGCAGCTGCAACTCAGCATGGCCGGTCAACGACCGGCTGCTAAAACCAAATCATAA
- a CDS encoding nuclear transport factor 2 family protein: protein MNEALLQRLATLEGESAVRRLMARYMDLCDVPRAPIHLSQLAQLFTEDAIWEGLGTQTAQTFGQHHGRAAVATFVGGYLPPSDHFKLNLHYLTSESIVVDGKAAQGQWIMQQISTYADGRNELFGTRLNIDFRCVDGVWLIAHFRTQRLFNTELSA from the coding sequence ATGAACGAGGCCTTGCTGCAGCGTCTGGCGACGCTCGAAGGGGAAAGCGCAGTGCGTCGCCTGATGGCGCGCTACATGGACCTGTGCGATGTGCCGCGGGCGCCGATTCACCTGAGCCAGTTGGCGCAGTTGTTCACCGAGGATGCGATCTGGGAAGGCCTCGGCACCCAGACCGCACAGACCTTCGGCCAGCATCATGGACGTGCGGCGGTGGCGACGTTTGTCGGCGGTTACCTGCCGCCGTCCGATCACTTCAAGTTGAACCTGCATTACCTCACCAGCGAGTCGATCGTGGTCGACGGCAAGGCGGCGCAGGGGCAGTGGATCATGCAGCAGATTTCCACCTATGCCGATGGCCGCAACGAGCTGTTCGGCACGCGGCTGAACATCGATTTTCGTTGTGTCGACGGCGTCTGGCTGATCGCGCATTTCCGCACGCAACGCTTGTTCAATACGGAGCTGAGTGCATGA
- a CDS encoding acyl-CoA dehydrogenase family protein yields the protein MLRSAVAQQDPVSAPVVPMVESQLFQQVLDEVRQRREEFDAGSHVPRDMIERFKQVGIYRAATPKCFGGDALAPALFLQMIERISEADGSAGWVASFGSAGVYLAALPRETLAELYAESPDLVFAGGLFPLQPAEAVEGGYQVNGTWKFASGCKGADLLGVGIGAAGGKPRTAVFRPEQVDIVENWEVVGLKGTGSHDLRVTDKRVEERWTFIRGGAATIDEPLFRYPSIAYAAQVLAVVNLGLARAALDEISRMAGGSGITGAPKLSDRAYVRIEIAKAEAKLSAARGFFYNATEQVWNSILAGHPVTPEQTSLLRLSAIHVSQAGAEVVQSAYSLAGTTAIYLRHPLQRYLRDSMVVTQHAFLSEGLYDGAGSVFLGVPPFPGYI from the coding sequence ATGCTGCGTTCAGCTGTCGCGCAACAAGACCCTGTGTCCGCCCCGGTCGTGCCAATGGTCGAGAGTCAGCTATTTCAGCAAGTGCTGGATGAGGTCCGTCAACGCCGCGAGGAATTCGACGCCGGCTCCCACGTGCCTCGGGACATGATCGAGCGATTCAAACAGGTCGGTATCTACCGCGCCGCCACGCCGAAATGCTTCGGCGGTGATGCCCTGGCGCCGGCGCTGTTTCTGCAAATGATCGAGCGCATCTCCGAAGCCGACGGCTCGGCGGGCTGGGTGGCCAGCTTCGGCAGCGCCGGTGTCTACCTGGCAGCCTTGCCGCGCGAAACCCTGGCTGAGCTCTACGCCGAAAGCCCTGACCTGGTATTCGCCGGCGGCCTGTTCCCCTTGCAGCCGGCCGAAGCAGTCGAAGGCGGCTATCAGGTCAACGGCACCTGGAAATTCGCCAGCGGCTGCAAAGGCGCAGACCTGTTGGGCGTTGGCATCGGTGCCGCTGGCGGTAAGCCGCGCACCGCTGTGTTTCGCCCGGAGCAGGTAGACATCGTCGAGAACTGGGAAGTGGTCGGCCTCAAAGGCACCGGCAGCCATGACCTGCGTGTTACCGACAAACGCGTTGAGGAGCGCTGGACCTTCATCCGTGGTGGTGCCGCGACCATCGACGAACCACTGTTCCGCTACCCGTCGATCGCCTACGCCGCGCAAGTGCTGGCGGTGGTCAACCTCGGCCTGGCCCGTGCGGCCCTCGACGAAATCAGCCGCATGGCGGGCGGCAGCGGCATCACCGGCGCGCCGAAATTGTCCGACCGCGCTTACGTGCGCATCGAGATCGCCAAGGCTGAAGCCAAGCTCAGCGCCGCACGCGGTTTCTTCTACAACGCCACCGAGCAGGTGTGGAACTCGATCCTGGCCGGCCACCCGGTGACGCCGGAGCAGACCAGCCTGCTGCGCCTGTCCGCGATCCATGTTTCCCAGGCCGGTGCCGAAGTGGTGCAAAGCGCCTACAGCCTGGCCGGCACCACCGCCATTTACCTGCGCCATCCGCTGCAACGCTACCTGCGTGACTCGATGGTGGTGACCCAGCACGCCTTCCTCAGCGAAGGCCTGTACGACGGCGCCGGCTCGGTGTTCCTCGGCGTCCCGCCGTTCCCGGGCTACATCTGA